A part of Marinobacter psychrophilus genomic DNA contains:
- a CDS encoding NUDIX domain-containing protein, translating to MTKPFQFQANNVSVEKRETVFQGFFRMDKLWLSHPRFDGRTMPTFTRELFVRGDATCVLPYDPQRDQVVLIEQFRLGAIGRNQSPWLLELVAGMNEEGENPEDVAHREADEEAGLSFKHLDPICSYLVSPGGTTEMIYLYYGEINSANAGGLFGLEYENEDIRAHVLAAEDAIAMIKDGRINNAAAIIALQWLELNRPRLREGMNR from the coding sequence ATGACCAAACCGTTCCAGTTTCAAGCCAACAACGTCAGCGTCGAAAAGCGTGAAACCGTGTTCCAGGGCTTTTTCCGTATGGACAAACTGTGGCTAAGCCACCCGCGTTTTGACGGCCGTACCATGCCCACTTTCACCCGCGAGCTGTTTGTCCGCGGCGATGCCACCTGCGTGCTGCCTTATGATCCGCAGCGCGATCAAGTCGTATTAATAGAGCAGTTTCGCCTGGGGGCGATCGGGCGCAACCAGTCGCCCTGGCTGCTGGAGCTGGTGGCGGGCATGAACGAAGAGGGCGAAAACCCGGAAGACGTGGCCCACCGCGAAGCCGACGAAGAAGCCGGCTTGAGTTTTAAACACCTAGACCCTATTTGCAGTTACCTGGTGTCGCCCGGTGGCACCACCGAAATGATTTACCTGTATTATGGTGAAATCAACAGCGCAAACGCTGGCGGTCTGTTTGGCCTTGAATACGAGAATGAGGACATTCGCGCCCACGTTCTGGCTGCTGAAGACGCCATAGCGATGATCAAGGACGGTCGTATCAACAACGCCGCCGCCATTATTGCTTTGCAATGGTTGGAGCTGAATCGCCCGCGCCTGCGGGAAGGTATGAATCGATGA
- the waaA gene encoding lipid IV(A) 3-deoxy-D-manno-octulosonic acid transferase, with protein MLQFIYSQLIRLLLPFILLRLWWGGRHSPNLRRNWGQRVGFAPAVSAPVIWVHAVSVGETIAAAPMVRRLLERNPNVTILMTAMTDTGLAQAQKMFGKKVQYAYVPYDTPGAVKRFLARVQPSILVIMETEIWPNLISQSRKARVPVFLINARLSRSSARGYERVRSLARPVMQSISWVAAQAEQDAARFRRIGVAADNIAVTGSVKFDVDIEPRVREQAQQLKAQFGGRPVWIAGSTHDGESRQLLKAHRKLLAVVPNALMIIVPRHPERFELVARAVTKAGFSLARRSLQDSLAAAQVYLGDTMGELMMLYGASDLAFIGGSLIERGGHNPLEPAAWGIPVISGTHVFNFESIYQRLREQDGVTIVESAEELVVCLVRLLNNQRALHESGQRALAVVESNRGALDRVVAGISQRV; from the coding sequence GTGCTGCAATTTATCTATTCTCAACTTATCCGCCTGCTGCTGCCCTTTATTTTGCTGCGCCTTTGGTGGGGCGGTCGCCATTCTCCGAATTTGCGCCGTAACTGGGGCCAACGTGTTGGCTTTGCGCCGGCGGTGAGTGCTCCTGTTATCTGGGTACATGCGGTGTCGGTAGGGGAGACGATTGCCGCGGCACCCATGGTGCGGCGACTTTTGGAGCGTAATCCAAATGTTACCATTTTGATGACGGCGATGACCGACACCGGGCTTGCCCAGGCTCAGAAAATGTTTGGCAAAAAGGTGCAATACGCTTACGTGCCCTACGATACACCAGGCGCGGTAAAGCGTTTTCTGGCGCGGGTTCAGCCGAGTATTCTGGTTATCATGGAAACGGAGATCTGGCCGAATCTAATCAGTCAGAGCCGTAAAGCGCGCGTACCTGTGTTTTTGATCAACGCGCGTCTATCGAGGAGTTCGGCGCGGGGTTATGAGCGCGTTCGAAGTTTGGCGAGACCCGTCATGCAAAGTATTAGCTGGGTGGCGGCGCAAGCTGAGCAAGATGCAGCGCGGTTTCGTCGAATTGGCGTGGCGGCTGACAATATTGCCGTTACTGGCAGTGTAAAGTTTGACGTGGACATTGAACCGCGGGTGCGTGAGCAGGCTCAGCAGTTGAAGGCGCAGTTTGGCGGTCGCCCTGTCTGGATCGCCGGGAGCACCCACGATGGTGAAAGTAGGCAGCTGCTTAAAGCCCACCGAAAACTACTGGCGGTTGTACCCAACGCACTGATGATTATTGTGCCTCGCCATCCCGAGCGTTTCGAGCTGGTCGCCCGCGCTGTTACAAAGGCAGGCTTCAGTCTGGCCCGCCGATCTTTGCAAGATAGCCTTGCGGCTGCCCAGGTGTATTTAGGCGACACCATGGGCGAATTGATGATGCTGTATGGCGCCAGTGATCTTGCTTTTATTGGCGGCTCGTTAATTGAGCGCGGGGGCCATAATCCTTTGGAGCCGGCGGCCTGGGGGATACCGGTGATCTCTGGCACCCACGTCTTTAACTTCGAGTCGATCTATCAGCGCCTGCGGGAGCAAGATGGAGTCACCATCGTAGAGTCTGCTGAGGAGTTGGTAGTTTGTCTGGTTCGGCTGTTAAATAATCAACGTGCGTTGCACGAAAGCGGTCAGCGCGCTCTGGCGGTAGTGGAAAGTAACCGAGGCGCTTTGGACCGTGTGGTGGCCGGCATCAGTCAGCGGGTTTAG
- a CDS encoding DUF1249 domain-containing protein has product MNQWTMKPKRYVPDLRQLGALGDGNYQRLHKLRQLEADGQPVAEFELHREHQYLGRVRIEILQIARFTETLLLEQVHNAGRWLNNPQMTVRVYHDAKMAEVISCYRDRQIAPVNDYPNRYMHHPDEKAQVNSFLADWLDYCLRFGHLPMEHAVWTSGDCQN; this is encoded by the coding sequence ATGAATCAGTGGACCATGAAGCCCAAGCGCTACGTGCCAGATCTGCGGCAGCTGGGCGCCTTGGGTGATGGTAATTATCAAAGGCTGCATAAGCTGCGCCAGCTGGAAGCCGACGGTCAGCCCGTTGCAGAGTTTGAGCTTCACCGCGAACACCAGTACTTAGGCCGGGTGCGTATCGAAATTCTGCAAATCGCGCGCTTTACCGAAACTCTGCTGCTTGAACAGGTGCACAACGCCGGGCGCTGGCTGAACAATCCGCAAATGACGGTGCGGGTGTATCACGATGCCAAGATGGCGGAGGTGATCAGTTGTTACCGTGACCGCCAGATTGCGCCGGTGAACGATTACCCCAATCGCTATATGCACCACCCCGATGAAAAAGCGCAGGTGAACAGTTTTTTGGCTGACTGGCTGGATTACTGCCTGCGTTTTGGCCACCTGCCGATGGAACATGCGGTCTGGACATCGGGCGATTGCCAGAATTAA
- the cpdA gene encoding 3',5'-cyclic-AMP phosphodiesterase, translated as MKTQSLLQELRPLRVLQLTDPHLKADRDGKLFGMNTRDSLAAVIDDVLKHCGQPDLVLATGDLAQDGSVDAYDAMAQALARFDCDSVWIPGNHDNTDRLWRVAQRYRAERKYVVQGGWQILMLDSSVPHKVHGELTQQELDWLDATLEACPRLPALIALHHHPVDITAHWMADIGLHNRDAFWAIINRHSQVRIITWGHIHQEVDRQENGVRLLGTPSTCIQFTAGAREFSVEERAPGYRWFELGSAGGFTTKVHRALDFKVVLDRDGGGY; from the coding sequence ATGAAGACTCAATCTTTGCTGCAAGAGCTGCGACCGCTAAGAGTTCTGCAGCTGACAGACCCTCACCTGAAAGCCGACCGCGATGGTAAGTTGTTTGGCATGAACACTCGCGACAGTCTGGCCGCAGTGATTGATGACGTACTGAAACATTGCGGTCAGCCAGATTTAGTGCTGGCCACCGGTGATTTGGCACAGGATGGCAGCGTTGATGCCTACGACGCAATGGCGCAGGCGCTGGCGAGATTCGATTGCGACAGCGTTTGGATTCCGGGTAATCACGACAATACAGACCGGCTCTGGCGAGTTGCCCAACGCTACCGTGCCGAGCGCAAATACGTGGTGCAAGGCGGCTGGCAGATTCTGATGTTGGACTCATCGGTACCGCACAAGGTGCACGGCGAGTTAACCCAGCAAGAACTGGACTGGCTAGACGCAACCCTGGAAGCCTGCCCCCGGTTGCCCGCGCTGATCGCTCTGCATCATCACCCGGTGGATATAACCGCCCACTGGATGGCTGATATTGGCTTGCACAATCGTGACGCTTTCTGGGCGATTATTAATCGCCATTCACAGGTCAGAATTATTACCTGGGGCCATATTCATCAAGAGGTGGACCGGCAAGAAAACGGCGTGCGCCTGTTGGGCACGCCCTCAACCTGTATTCAGTTTACCGCTGGCGCCCGCGAATTCTCGGTTGAAGAGCGGGCGCCTGGGTACCGTTGGTTCGAACTGGGCAGCGCCGGTGGGTTTACTACCAAAGTGCACCGGGCGTTGGACTTCAAGGTCGTGCTGGATCGCGATGGCGGGGGCTACTAG
- the lpxL gene encoding LpxL/LpxP family Kdo(2)-lipid IV(A) lauroyl/palmitoleoyl acyltransferase — MKNKYRKQPRNTDLSAYRHPRWWLTWAAISFMWLVAQLPLRVQWWLGSGLGRLAWRLGSSRRRITEANIHLCFPQLTEQRQRELVKQSFIANGIGLLEIGVCWFCDTNKLKAITTLHGLENFERALEGGKGVLLVGGHYSTLEMGGSLATHFIESSVMQRDHNNPLVNAIMTRSRERRYGMVHGARDLRGLFRSLKKNHAVWYATDQDYGRKDIVFAPFFGIPTGTITATSRIAERSGCKVVPFSHFRRSGKPGYDIYFHPALENFPSGDDLVDATAINQTIEQEIKRAPDQYLWMHRRFKTRPDPDDPGFYGRKR, encoded by the coding sequence GTGAAGAATAAATACCGTAAACAACCGCGAAATACTGACTTAAGTGCGTACCGCCACCCACGCTGGTGGCTTACCTGGGCTGCCATCTCTTTTATGTGGCTAGTAGCGCAGCTGCCCTTACGCGTTCAGTGGTGGCTCGGCTCCGGCCTGGGGCGCCTGGCTTGGCGCCTGGGTAGCAGCCGGCGGCGCATTACCGAAGCCAACATCCACCTGTGTTTTCCGCAACTCACTGAACAGCGGCAACGCGAATTGGTCAAACAATCTTTTATAGCCAATGGTATTGGCTTGCTCGAAATTGGCGTGTGCTGGTTTTGCGATACCAACAAACTCAAAGCCATTACTACCCTACATGGGCTGGAGAACTTCGAGCGCGCGCTCGAAGGCGGCAAAGGCGTGCTGTTGGTCGGCGGGCACTACAGTACCCTGGAAATGGGGGGCAGCCTTGCCACCCATTTCATAGAATCAAGCGTTATGCAGCGGGACCATAACAACCCGTTAGTGAACGCGATAATGACTCGATCCCGTGAGCGCCGCTACGGCATGGTGCATGGCGCCCGCGACTTGCGCGGACTGTTTCGCAGTCTGAAAAAGAACCACGCAGTCTGGTACGCTACCGACCAGGATTACGGCCGCAAGGACATCGTGTTTGCGCCTTTTTTCGGGATACCAACCGGCACCATTACCGCCACTTCCCGCATTGCTGAACGCAGTGGCTGCAAGGTGGTGCCTTTCAGCCACTTTCGCCGCAGCGGCAAACCGGGCTACGACATTTACTTTCATCCGGCTCTGGAGAACTTTCCAAGTGGCGACGACCTTGTTGACGCCACCGCAATCAACCAGACCATAGAGCAGGAAATAAAACGCGCACCGGACCAGTACCTGTGGATGCACCGCCGTTTCAAAACCCGACCTGATCCAGATGACCCAGGCTTCTATGGCCGAAAACGCTAA
- a CDS encoding histidinol-phosphatase, translated as MTLAIFDLDNTLLNGDSDHAWGIFLAEQGIVDADVHRKANDRFYQDYLNGELDVFRYQRFVLEPLAQFSLDELHAMHERFMASHVQPMLQIKAAELLHQHRSQGHTLMIITATNHFITRPIADLLGIEHLIATNPEVVNGRFTGEVSGTPSFQGGKVTRLKQWLSENNESLDGAWFYSDSINDAPLLEQVANPVAVDPDSRLEAMARERDWPVMSLRD; from the coding sequence ATGACTCTGGCCATATTCGATCTGGATAACACCTTGCTGAATGGCGACAGCGACCACGCCTGGGGCATTTTTCTGGCGGAGCAAGGCATTGTAGACGCCGATGTACACCGCAAAGCCAACGACCGATTTTATCAGGACTACCTAAACGGCGAGCTGGACGTGTTTCGCTATCAGCGTTTTGTGCTGGAACCCCTGGCGCAGTTTTCACTGGACGAACTGCACGCCATGCACGAGCGTTTTATGGCCAGCCACGTGCAACCGATGCTGCAAATTAAAGCCGCCGAACTGCTTCACCAGCACCGCAGCCAAGGCCACACACTGATGATTATTACCGCCACCAATCATTTTATTACCAGGCCAATCGCCGACCTTTTAGGCATTGAGCACTTGATTGCCACCAACCCGGAAGTGGTGAATGGCCGCTTTACCGGCGAGGTTTCGGGCACGCCCAGTTTTCAGGGCGGAAAGGTAACGCGTTTGAAGCAGTGGCTGAGTGAAAACAATGAGTCATTGGACGGCGCCTGGTTCTACAGCGATTCCATCAACGACGCACCCCTGCTGGAACAGGTTGCGAATCCGGTGGCGGTCGACCCGGATTCGCGCCTGGAAGCCATGGCCCGCGAGCGCGATTGGCCCGTCATGTCGCTGCGGGACTGA
- the gcvH gene encoding glycine cleavage system protein GcvH, whose translation MSDVPSDLKYLETHQWVRVDKNGLATVGITDFAQQQLGDVVYIGVPELGATVTGGEEAGVAESVKSASDVFSPVTGEVVEINELLEDEPEKVNEDPYGEGWLFRVKMSDDGELDGLMDADTYSDLVAAE comes from the coding sequence ATGAGCGATGTTCCCTCTGATTTGAAATACCTTGAAACCCACCAGTGGGTGCGGGTAGATAAAAACGGCTTGGCCACCGTGGGCATAACCGACTTTGCCCAACAGCAGTTGGGCGACGTGGTTTACATTGGCGTTCCGGAACTGGGCGCTACCGTAACCGGCGGCGAAGAAGCCGGCGTGGCAGAGTCCGTTAAATCTGCCTCAGACGTATTCAGCCCGGTGACTGGCGAAGTGGTCGAAATTAACGAGTTGTTAGAAGACGAGCCAGAAAAAGTGAACGAAGACCCTTACGGCGAAGGCTGGCTGTTTCGGGTGAAAATGTCCGACGACGGCGAGCTTGATGGCCTGATGGATGCAGACACTTATAGCGACCTGGTCGCAGCGGAGTAA
- a CDS encoding mitochondrial fission ELM1 family protein, protein MAENANTSCPVIWLLTDNKSGHRNQLKGLGNRLRVLAGASLHWIDVSTVETPLWRVLLGRPPALDPALTKPDLIIAAGSGSHRLLLALRKVKGARTLVLMKPGFPLRWVSGAIIPQHDRVKPGPNLFMTQGAINAITPVAEPSTQPRGLILVGGPSAHFFWSDDTIMAQIHELLHNYPKWSWIISSSRRTPVSCQQALAVLETSRIQVLTPQDTGENWLSTALAHSRCAWITPDSMSMVCEAATSGVPTGVFQLPAKRRSRVALGLAAMQDQHLVTTWDDHYKVMTARPGSRILFWQADAAARWVMTHFLPTGPKP, encoded by the coding sequence ATGGCCGAAAACGCTAACACATCCTGCCCGGTTATCTGGCTGCTAACCGACAACAAATCCGGCCACCGCAACCAACTCAAAGGCCTGGGTAACCGCCTGCGGGTGTTGGCTGGCGCCTCGCTGCACTGGATAGACGTGAGCACCGTCGAAACGCCCTTATGGCGAGTGCTTCTGGGGCGGCCGCCCGCGCTCGACCCTGCTCTAACGAAGCCAGACCTGATCATCGCCGCCGGCTCCGGATCCCATCGCTTACTGTTGGCTCTGCGCAAGGTTAAAGGTGCGCGCACACTGGTGCTGATGAAACCGGGCTTCCCACTGCGCTGGGTAAGTGGCGCCATCATTCCCCAACACGACCGAGTGAAACCGGGGCCGAACCTGTTTATGACTCAAGGCGCGATCAACGCCATCACCCCTGTTGCAGAACCGAGCACCCAGCCACGCGGATTAATTCTGGTGGGTGGTCCGTCGGCGCATTTTTTCTGGAGCGATGACACGATAATGGCCCAGATCCATGAGTTACTGCACAACTACCCAAAATGGAGCTGGATCATCAGCAGCTCCCGGCGGACGCCCGTCAGCTGCCAGCAGGCGTTGGCTGTGCTTGAAACCAGCCGAATTCAGGTCTTGACCCCGCAGGATACCGGTGAGAACTGGCTCAGCACTGCATTGGCTCACAGCCGCTGCGCCTGGATAACCCCCGACAGCATGTCGATGGTGTGTGAAGCGGCAACCTCTGGCGTGCCCACCGGGGTATTCCAACTGCCGGCCAAGCGCCGCAGCCGCGTTGCCCTGGGCCTGGCCGCGATGCAAGATCAACATCTGGTGACCACCTGGGACGATCACTACAAGGTTATGACCGCTAGACCCGGATCACGGATTCTATTCTGGCAGGCAGACGCTGCGGCGCGCTGGGTTATGACGCATTTTTTGCCAACCGGGCCTAAACCATGA
- a CDS encoding LysR family transcriptional regulator, with the protein MIERNHLEVLRAVEAGGSLTAAAERLHLTQSALSHSIRKLEQQLGTPLWLREGRQLQLTQAGKYLLALANRLLPQFEHAELQIDQFARGQAGTLRIGMECHPCYQWLLKVVGPYLGHWPTVDVDVKQKFQFGGIGALFGHDIDLLVTPDPLHRPGLVFEPVFDYEQVLVVHSGHRLAHNDWISAQDLESETLITYPVAVERLDVYTHLLLPANIRPARHKTIETTDIMLQMVAAGRGVAALPRWLVQEYQQRMSIVPVQLGETGIGKQIFLGCRERDRNVDYLSAFLKLATEVRWQGIAPGVLSGVVLTN; encoded by the coding sequence GTGATTGAACGTAACCATCTGGAGGTTCTGCGGGCCGTCGAAGCGGGTGGATCCTTGACCGCCGCCGCCGAGCGCTTGCACCTGACCCAGTCGGCGCTGAGTCATTCCATCCGTAAACTGGAGCAGCAGCTAGGCACCCCTTTATGGTTGCGCGAAGGTCGGCAACTGCAGCTGACCCAGGCGGGCAAATACCTGCTGGCTCTAGCGAATCGTTTGCTGCCGCAATTCGAGCATGCTGAGTTGCAAATCGATCAGTTCGCCCGCGGCCAGGCAGGCACGCTGCGCATTGGTATGGAATGCCATCCCTGTTATCAGTGGCTGTTAAAAGTGGTGGGGCCTTATCTGGGGCACTGGCCCACGGTAGACGTAGACGTAAAGCAGAAATTTCAGTTTGGCGGTATTGGCGCGCTCTTTGGCCATGACATTGATCTGCTGGTAACGCCAGACCCGCTGCATCGGCCAGGCCTGGTGTTTGAACCGGTGTTTGATTACGAGCAGGTGCTGGTGGTCCACAGTGGCCATCGATTGGCACACAACGATTGGATCAGCGCGCAAGATCTGGAATCGGAAACTCTGATCACTTACCCGGTGGCGGTGGAGCGCCTGGACGTATACACACATCTCTTACTTCCGGCCAACATTCGCCCGGCGCGGCACAAAACCATCGAAACCACCGATATTATGTTGCAGATGGTCGCTGCCGGCCGCGGTGTAGCGGCTCTGCCTCGCTGGCTGGTGCAGGAATACCAGCAGCGTATGTCCATTGTGCCGGTACAGCTGGGCGAAACGGGCATTGGTAAACAGATCTTTCTGGGCTGTCGCGAGCGCGACCGCAATGTGGATTACCTCAGCGCGTTTCTGAAGCTGGCCACAGAGGTTCGCTGGCAGGGCATTGCGCCAGGCGTTTTATCAGGTGTCGTATTGACGAATTAG
- a CDS encoding RNA pyrophosphohydrolase: MIDSDGFRPNVGIILANHKGQVLWARRIGQNSWQFPQGGIHQDETPEQALYRELGEEVGLCARDVEIISCTRGWLRYRLPRRMVRHNSHPLCVGQKQKWFLLRMLSPDAQVCVDGTDSPEFDGWQWVSYWYPLGQVISFKKEVYRRALRELAPRLFHNMEQVRRAEHNRRSKEQS, encoded by the coding sequence GTGATCGACTCAGACGGTTTCAGACCCAACGTCGGAATCATTCTGGCCAACCACAAAGGGCAAGTGTTGTGGGCGAGACGCATAGGCCAAAACTCCTGGCAGTTCCCGCAAGGTGGAATTCATCAGGATGAAACACCGGAACAGGCATTGTACCGGGAGCTTGGGGAGGAAGTCGGGCTGTGCGCCCGCGACGTGGAAATTATCAGCTGTACGCGAGGCTGGTTACGATACCGCTTACCGCGGCGGATGGTTCGCCACAATTCGCACCCATTGTGTGTAGGGCAAAAACAGAAATGGTTCCTGTTGAGGATGCTTTCACCAGACGCGCAGGTATGCGTAGATGGAACCGATTCACCGGAATTCGACGGCTGGCAGTGGGTAAGCTACTGGTATCCGTTGGGGCAGGTGATCTCATTCAAAAAAGAAGTCTACCGACGTGCGCTGCGCGAACTGGCGCCGCGGCTGTTCCACAACATGGAGCAGGTGCGGCGTGCCGAGCACAACCGGCGCTCGAAGGAACAATCATGA
- a CDS encoding TolC family outer membrane protein: MKKQLLSGLIGLFAASPAFAMDLIQTYEKALSYDSGIASARASFEAQQAASDISRSKLLPQLGASADANYTDSDGPSQNVDYTTLGLGLQLTQPVFRADAWFNYDASKFQTDSARAQYHLAQQQLILDVAAAYFDVLRAQDTVTTLRATETAIQRQYDQAQERFDVGLIAITEVFEARATFDDSRSQRIAAENSLNITREQLARLTGEYTEQLENLRQNFPLNPPEPMNPELWETTALEQNWSIQAAIFDLKASEKTLKAAKAGHYPTVDFQASYGKSKIGGLDSSGTVVQQRNGTTTQGVIGFQLNVPLYSGGGIQAGVRQQRSLLTVAEESLNTVRRDVRVDTRSRFLTINNNIETASALNRTIISRRSALDATRAGYDVGTRNIVEVLDAERAYYVALRDFANARYDYVVNSLRLKQSAGTLSPQDLVELNNWLSANAPGIEALANDDTTLNSQTMSQ, translated from the coding sequence ATGAAGAAACAACTACTATCTGGGCTTATCGGCCTTTTTGCGGCGTCGCCCGCATTTGCCATGGACCTGATTCAAACCTACGAAAAAGCACTCTCCTACGACTCTGGAATTGCTTCTGCCCGCGCCAGTTTTGAAGCCCAGCAGGCGGCCAGCGATATCAGCCGCAGCAAATTGCTGCCGCAGCTTGGCGCTTCCGCTGACGCTAATTACACGGATAGCGATGGCCCGTCACAGAATGTGGACTACACAACCTTGGGCCTTGGCCTGCAGTTGACCCAGCCAGTGTTTCGCGCCGATGCCTGGTTTAACTACGATGCCAGCAAATTCCAGACCGACTCGGCGCGCGCCCAGTACCATCTTGCCCAGCAGCAACTGATTCTGGATGTGGCCGCCGCTTATTTTGACGTACTACGGGCACAAGACACAGTGACCACCCTACGCGCCACCGAAACCGCTATACAGCGCCAGTACGACCAGGCCCAGGAACGCTTTGATGTGGGCCTGATTGCTATTACCGAAGTGTTTGAAGCCCGCGCCACGTTTGATGATAGCCGAAGCCAGAGAATTGCCGCGGAAAACAGTCTTAATATCACCCGCGAACAGTTGGCACGCTTAACTGGCGAATACACAGAGCAGCTTGAAAATCTACGCCAGAATTTCCCACTAAACCCGCCCGAGCCGATGAACCCGGAGTTGTGGGAAACAACCGCGTTGGAACAGAACTGGAGCATTCAGGCGGCCATATTTGACCTGAAAGCCAGCGAGAAAACTCTGAAAGCGGCCAAGGCAGGGCATTATCCAACGGTGGATTTTCAAGCCTCTTACGGCAAGTCTAAAATCGGCGGCCTAGATAGCAGTGGCACGGTCGTTCAGCAGCGCAACGGCACCACCACACAGGGCGTCATTGGCTTCCAGCTAAACGTTCCGCTCTATTCCGGCGGTGGCATTCAGGCCGGTGTGCGCCAACAGCGTTCTTTGCTGACAGTGGCAGAAGAGTCGCTGAACACGGTGCGCCGTGACGTTCGCGTAGACACCCGCAGTCGCTTCCTCACCATCAACAACAACATTGAAACCGCGTCGGCCCTGAACCGGACCATTATATCGCGACGCAGCGCACTGGACGCCACCCGCGCCGGTTATGACGTAGGCACACGTAACATTGTTGAGGTGCTGGATGCCGAACGCGCTTACTATGTAGCGCTGCGAGACTTCGCCAACGCCCGCTACGACTACGTGGTGAACTCGTTACGGCTTAAGCAATCAGCTGGCACCCTAAGCCCGCAGGACCTGGTAGAGCTGAACAATTGGTTGAGCGCAAACGCACCGGGCATCGAAGCCCTGGCCAACGACGATACAACCTTAAACAGCCAAACAATGAGCCAGTAA
- a CDS encoding class I SAM-dependent rRNA methyltransferase, which yields MNFPVLYLRKGAERRLRAGHLWVYSNEVDIKRSPLTGFEAGVQAELRASNDKPLGTVFVNPHALICGRLISRDPTHGMTSQRLTQRMEVALELRQRLFNKPFYRWVFGDSDGLSGLVIDRFGDTVVVQISSAGMEQMKDAIIRAIQRLTQVSSIVLKNDGKMRKVEGLESYVEQAHGNAPEMLQLEENGVKFEVPLAGGQKTGWFYDHRMNRARLQAYAPGKRVLDVFSYVGGWGIQAASAGATSVTCIDSSASAIESVHHNARLNGLTNVDTIEGDAFDALKALADEKQKFDIVVLDPPALIPRRRDQKAGEQAYARLNQLGLRLLERDGLLVSASCSMHLSQEKLVDIIRGSGRKIDRFVQLLEQGHQAPDHPIIPGIAETDYIKSCFVRSLTGFL from the coding sequence ATGAATTTCCCGGTATTATACCTCCGCAAAGGCGCCGAGCGCCGACTGCGGGCAGGCCACTTGTGGGTCTACAGTAATGAAGTGGATATTAAACGCTCGCCGCTGACAGGCTTCGAAGCCGGTGTTCAGGCAGAGCTGCGCGCATCGAACGACAAGCCTTTGGGCACCGTGTTTGTAAATCCCCATGCGCTGATTTGTGGCCGGCTGATTAGCCGTGACCCAACCCATGGCATGACTTCGCAACGGCTTACCCAGCGCATGGAAGTTGCGCTGGAATTGCGCCAGCGGCTGTTTAACAAGCCGTTTTACCGCTGGGTGTTTGGTGACAGTGATGGCCTGTCCGGGCTGGTGATTGACCGCTTTGGGGACACCGTGGTGGTGCAAATTTCCAGCGCAGGCATGGAACAGATGAAGGACGCCATTATACGGGCAATACAAAGGCTGACCCAAGTTAGCTCTATTGTGCTGAAGAACGACGGCAAAATGCGCAAAGTGGAAGGTCTGGAAAGCTATGTGGAGCAGGCCCACGGCAACGCTCCTGAAATGCTTCAGCTGGAAGAAAACGGCGTCAAATTTGAAGTGCCGCTGGCGGGCGGGCAGAAAACCGGCTGGTTTTACGACCATCGTATGAACCGTGCGCGTTTGCAGGCCTATGCGCCGGGCAAGCGGGTGCTGGATGTATTCAGTTACGTGGGCGGTTGGGGCATACAAGCCGCCAGTGCAGGCGCCACCAGCGTGACTTGCATAGACAGCTCGGCGTCAGCCATTGAGTCGGTGCACCACAACGCCCGCCTGAACGGACTTACGAACGTTGATACGATTGAAGGCGACGCCTTTGACGCGTTAAAAGCATTGGCGGATGAAAAACAGAAATTTGACATTGTGGTGCTAGACCCGCCTGCACTGATACCCCGCCGCCGTGACCAGAAAGCCGGTGAGCAAGCCTATGCGCGGCTGAATCAGCTGGGTTTGCGCCTGCTGGAGCGGGACGGCTTACTGGTGTCGGCATCTTGCTCGATGCACTTGTCCCAGGAAAAGTTGGTAGACATCATCCGCGGTAGCGGTCGTAAAATTGACCGCTTTGTGCAGCTGCTGGAGCAGGGCCATCAGGCGCCGGACCACCCGATCATTCCGGGCATTGCGGAAACCGATTACATCAAATCCTGTTTTGTGCGTTCGCTAACCGGTTTTTTATAG